In a genomic window of Polyodon spathula isolate WHYD16114869_AA chromosome 21, ASM1765450v1, whole genome shotgun sequence:
- the LOC121296649 gene encoding sorting nexin-20-like: protein MGDSLNNDQAGLGAAVSSSVSRLSLEEKPAEAAPASPRHWTVPDGDVSPSSSSSMTTKELQEYWRAVKSQRKPVKLLFKIPSTRTVEHYPSRYVMYKIVIIKSGSYDYKTVSIERRYTDFERLHQNLLKDFSEELEDLLFPRKRLTCNFTQENINERRMAFQEYLGTLYGMKCIRRSGTFVAFFTHPELKEAHACLRGGQYAKALGLLLEIKDLHEKLTQHSPALRVPTLCALLVCYKDLEDITSACQVGEEALSLLARNKRHRYKCALLDTLVDLGYELGHDVTHLQEELSEIKEAQKMQTAQLSLKELVVQEFVD from the exons ATGGGGGACTCCCTGAATAATGACCAAGCAGGCCTGGGCGCGGCTGTGAGCAGCAGTGTGAGCAGACTGTCGCTGGAGGAGAAACCAGCTGAAGCGGCACCCGCATCACCACGGCACTGGACTGTTCCAG ATGGTGATGTAAGTCCAAGCTCCAGCTCTTCGATGACGACTAAAGAACTGCAGGAGTACTGGAGGGCTGTGAAGAGCCAGCGCAAGCCGGTCAAACTGTTGTTTAAAATCCCCTCAACCAGAACTGTGGAGCATTACCCATCCAGATACGTG ATGTACAAGATTGTGATCATAAAATCTGGCAGCTACGACTACAAGACAGTCTCCATCGAGCGGCGCTACACAGACTTCGAACGCCTCCACCAGAACCTCCTGAAGGACTTCAGCGAGGAGCTGGAGGATCTCCTCTTCCCCAGGAAGAGACTGACGTGCAACTTCACCCAGGAGAACATTAATGAGCGGCGCATGGCCTTCCAGGAGTACCTGGGCACCCTGTATGGCATGAAGTGCATCCGCAGGTCAGGGACCTTCGTGGCTTTCTTCACCCACCCAGAGCTGAAAGAGGCCCACGCCTGCCTAAGAGGAGGGCAGTATGCCAAAGCCCTGGGGTTGCTTCTGGAGATAAAAGACCTACACGAGAAGCTCACTCAGCACAGCCCAGCCCTGCGGGTCCCGACTCTCTGCGCCCTTCTCGTCTGCTACAAGGACCTGGAGGACATCACAAGCGCCTGCCAGGTGGGAGAAGAGGCTCTCTCGCTGCTCGCCAGGAACAAGAGGCACCGCTACAAGTGCGCCCTGCTAGACACGCTGGTGGATCTGGGTTACGAGCTGGGCCATGACGTCACACACCTGCAGGAGGAGCTGAGCGAGATCAAGGAGGCTCAGAAAATGCAAACAGCTCAGCTGTCGCTAAAGGAACTGGTGGTGCAGGAATTCGTTGACTAG
- the nod2 gene encoding nucleotide-binding oligomerization domain-containing protein 2, translating into MSARCLLRSQRDQLVRVLAGGSQEAFHSLLDYLLAWEVLLQEDYENVRASGRTLSGATRSLLDLVEGKGEAACRLLFAALNQVLPASQKSHLSLEDFSSPPPLEADPLSTAVQSLLRYRPSLVGKLHGHVAATLKLLVDRGCFTQYDCDEVQLPVYTPSQQARRLLDLTRMKGEDTAQLLLTTIQQLGKGPADTPSGAAYLKYQKKLRTTVSAQSKFLSTYDRTDNICLEDIYTDGVLEVSQSACGTSDQKQCPIGLEDILSSAGTVNEDADTVLISGEAGSGKSTLLQWLHLLWASGRAFQEYLFVFPFSCRRLNFMEREVSLRSLMFEHCCWPDADQDEVFHFILSHPEKTLFTFDGFDEFKFCFTDEKRHCSPTSPTGIQSVLFNLLQGNLLKNVCKVITSRLEAVSAPLKNCIRKEASLKGFSQQGIESFIRKNHSDPTITVRLIASLQSNSALFSLCHIPVFSWIVSRCHAELLGQGSGSPQTTTDLYLMILQHFLLHSQSAAGSWMQGRVGTILHLGKLALDGLMSSCYVFSSQDLKQAQVAEEDISTGFLSTSKNISSQSGKHYEFLHITVQCFFASLFIVINDNIDHSAIAALFCSGSKKSSLASARACPEPCFLSTSCQESRVQTLLQNAERPNLQITAGFVAGLLSQRHRSALLESCQPAKLARKHDYVKKYLSKGMLEHFKSIPPPLKGEKKSMHAMPEFVWLIKCIYEMQNSDLAKDAMAKLEVEHLKLTYCNIGPSECTALAYVLRHLKKPIGLQLDCNSVGDVGIEQLLPCLEKCHAIYLRNNNISDEGVRRLLEKGIHCPSFQKIALFNNNLTNECTKHFAKLLKQKQNFLSLRLGNNHITKEGAEQLAEGLRESSSLQYLGLWGNKIGDKGAEALARALQSSRTLIWLSLVDNSIGNAGAHALAGLVQGSVSLEELWLTNNHITRQGMQDLVEALKKNTTVKSVWLRGNKLSTEEVEELTQIDRRLTF; encoded by the exons ATGTCAGCTCGTTGTCTCCTCCGCTCACAGAGGGACCAGCTCGTCAGAGTCCTGGCAGGAGGGTCGCAGGAAGCTTTCCACAGCCTGCTGGACTACCTGCTGGCGTGGGAGGTGCTGCTGCAGGAAGACTATGAGAACGTGAGGGCGTCTGGCCGCACCTTGTCTGGGGCTACCCGCAGTCTCCTGGACCTCGTTGAAGGTAAAGGGGAGGCAGCCTGCAGGCTCCTGTTTGCTGCTTTAAACCAAGTCCTGCCCGCTTCGCAGAAATCTCACCTGTCCCTGGAGGATTTCAGCAGCCCGCCGCCACTGGAAGCAGACCCGCTCTCCACTGCGGTGCAATCCCTCCTGCGCTACAGGCCTTCCCTGGTAGGGAAGCTCCACGGGCATGTCGCAGCCACCCTGAAGCTTCTCGTGGACAGAGGCTGTTTCACACAGTACGACTGTGATGAAGTTCAGCTGCCTGTGTACACGCCCTCACAGCAG GCACGGAGACTGCTGGACCTCACCAGAATGAAGGGAGAAGACACTGCCCAGCTGCTACTGACGACCATCCAGCAGTTAGGAAAGGGACCCGCTGATACCCCCAGTG GTGCCGCGTACTTGAAGTATCAGAAGAAGCTGAGGACCACAGTTTCAGCGCAGTCGAAATTCCTCAGCACCTATGACAGGACTGACAACATCTGCCTGGAGGACATCTATACAGACGGCGTCCTGGAAGTATCACAGAGTGCATGTGGGACGAGTGACCAGAAGCAGTGTCCCATTGGGCTGGAGGACATCCTGAGCTCGGCTGGGACGGTGAACGAGGACGCAGACACGGTGCTGATATCGGGGGAGGCGGGCAGTGGAAAGAGCACCCTGCTGCAGTGGCTCCACCTGCTTTGGGCTTCAGGCAGGGCCTTCCAGGAATACCTTTTTGTCTTCCCCTTCAGCTGCAGGAGACTGAACTTCATGGAGAGGGAGGTGTCTCTGCGTTCACTCATGTTCGAACACTGCTGCTGGCCAGATGCAGACCAGGACGAGGTCTTTCACTTCATCCTCAGCCACCCCGAGAAAACCTTGTTCACCTTCGACGGCTTTGACGAGTTTAAATTCTGCTTCACTGACGAGAAGAGGCACTGCTCCCCCACCAGCCCCACAGGCATCCAGAGCGTCCTTTTCAATCTCCTGCAGGGAAACCTGCTGAAGAACGTGTGCAAGGTGATCACCAGTAGACTGGAGGCAGTCAGCGCCCCTCTGAAGAACTGCATCCGGAAGGAGGCATCCCTGAAAGGCTTTTCCCAACAAGGCATAGAGTCATTTATTAGGAAAAACCACAGCGACCCGACGATCACAGTGCGCTTGATTGCATCCTTACAGAGTAACTCGGCTCTTTTCAGCCTGTGCCACATTCCGGTTTTCTCCTGGATCGTTTCCAGGTGCCATGCAGAGCTGCTTGGACAGGGGAGCGGCAGTCCACAGACCACGACAGACCTTTACCTGATGATACTTCAGCACTtcctcctgcactcccagtctgCAGCTGGCAGCTGGATGCAGGGAAGGGTCGGCACCATCCTCCACTTGGGAAAGCTAGCCCTGGATGGCCTAATGTCATCCTGCTATGTGTTTTCATCCCAGGATCTCAAGCAGGCCCAAGTGGCAGAGGAGGACATCTCAACAGGCTTTCTCAGCACCAGCAAGAACATCTCCTCCCAAAGCGGCAAGCACTATGAGTTCCTCCACATCACAGTGCAGTGCTTTTTTGCATCCCTCTTCATCGTTATCAACGACAATATCGACCATTCCGCTATCGCTGCGCTTTTCTGTTCTGGTAGCAAGAAGTCCTCACTGGCTTCTGCCAGGGCTTGTCCAGAGCCTTGCTTCCTCTCCACCTCCTGCCAAGAAAGCAGAGTGCAAACGCTGCTGCAGAACGCAGAAAGACCAAACCTTCAAATAACCGCAGGCTTTGTGGCTGGCCTGCTGTCTCAGCGCCACAGGAGTGCACTGCTCGAATCATGCCAGCCTGCGAAACTGGCCAGGAAGCACGATTACGTGAAAAAGTACTTGTCTAAAGGCATGCTGGAGCACTTCAAATCAATACCTCCCCCGCTGAAGGGGGAGAAGAAGAGCATGCACGCTATGCCTGAATTTGTGTGGCTGATCAAGTGCATTTATGAAATGCAGAACAGTGACTTAGCCAAAGATGCCATGGCGAAACTTGAAGTGGAGCACTTGAAGCTGACCTACTGTAATATCGGCCCATCTGAATGCACTGCCCTGGCCTATGTGCTGAGGCACCTGAAGAAGCCTATCGGTTTGCAGTTAGACTGCAATTCAGTGGGAGACGTGGGAATCGAGCAGCTCCTCCCCTGCCTGGAGAAGTGTCATGCCATTTA CCTTCGCAACAATAACATTTCGGACGAGGGCGTCCGCAGACTGCTTGAGAAAGGGATTCACTGCCCGAGTTTTCAGAAGATTGC GCTGTTTAACAACAACTTAACCAATGAATGTACGAAGCATTTTGCAAAACTTCTCAAGCAGAAGCAAAATTTTCTTTCTTTAAG ATTGGGTAATAACCACATCACAAAGGAAGGTGCGGAGCAGCTGGCCGAGGGGTTGAGAGAAAGCAGCTCCCTTCAGTACCTGGG GCTGTGGGGGAACAAGATCGGAGACAAGGGCGCAGAAGCACTGGCACGGGCCCTTCAGAGCAGCAGGACTCTGATTTGGTTAAG CCTGGTAGACAACAGCATCGGCAATGCCGGGGCGCACGCTCTGGCCGGGCTGGTCCAGGGGAGCGTCTCTCTGGAGGAGCTCTG GCTTACAAACAACCACATTACAAGGCAGGGGATGCAGGATCTTGTAGAAGCACTTAAGAAAAATACTACAGTCAAATCAGTCTG